A genomic window from Photobacterium gaetbulicola Gung47 includes:
- a CDS encoding amino acid permease (COG0531) produces the protein METQTSGGKMGVGSLALFSLCAVIVVDTLTASASIGVSAIGWWLVTLIVFVIPYGLITSELGTTYPGDGGIYDWVKKAFGYKWAVRTTWFYWINVGLWMPAVYIMFAGMFAELFFPGLSLMWQIAICIALTWLTIWICNVSVDVGVWVTNVGAILKVTVIAVLGFGGFFYAAEHGVANEFTLSAMMPSLDTGVAFLPALVFNLMGFELVATMTKEMKDVRDMPKSIFLAAAITAFLYVFGTVGILMALPVQDIGLVAGIVDTLRKLFGTGTFGTMMVYLIGTMALLTFIGNMVTWTMGASRAAAEAANEGELPDAVAKMSEKHDTPVGANNITGILSTVVILAYAIFAQTSDDLFWSVFAFSSCIFLLPYLFMFPSYLKLRVSDPETERPFRVPGGLGVQWVLSIICFVVIAQAVILFIFPELIDMTVNWTYSAPVLIGVILTVGIGEYLLKLAVTKKNAEQAEQSSQQPSHSH, from the coding sequence ATGGAAACACAAACCTCAGGCGGAAAGATGGGAGTAGGCAGTCTCGCCCTCTTTAGCCTATGTGCTGTTATCGTCGTCGATACCTTAACCGCATCGGCCTCCATTGGTGTAAGTGCTATCGGATGGTGGCTGGTCACCCTCATTGTTTTCGTCATTCCCTACGGGTTAATCACCTCTGAGCTCGGCACTACCTACCCGGGCGATGGCGGTATTTACGACTGGGTGAAAAAGGCCTTCGGCTATAAATGGGCGGTTAGAACCACCTGGTTTTACTGGATCAACGTTGGCCTGTGGATGCCTGCTGTCTACATCATGTTTGCCGGCATGTTCGCCGAACTCTTTTTCCCGGGGCTCTCCCTGATGTGGCAGATTGCTATCTGCATTGCCTTGACCTGGCTAACCATCTGGATCTGCAATGTATCCGTTGATGTCGGGGTATGGGTCACCAACGTCGGGGCCATACTCAAGGTCACGGTTATCGCCGTACTGGGCTTCGGAGGATTCTTCTATGCCGCCGAGCATGGTGTCGCAAACGAATTCACCTTGTCTGCCATGATGCCAAGCCTCGATACCGGGGTAGCGTTCCTACCCGCACTGGTTTTCAACCTGATGGGGTTTGAGCTTGTCGCGACCATGACCAAAGAGATGAAAGACGTGCGTGACATGCCAAAATCTATCTTCCTCGCCGCAGCTATCACTGCCTTCCTGTATGTCTTTGGCACTGTAGGCATTCTGATGGCGCTGCCAGTACAGGATATCGGCCTAGTTGCCGGTATTGTCGACACGCTACGCAAGCTCTTTGGTACAGGCACCTTCGGAACCATGATGGTGTACTTGATTGGCACCATGGCATTGCTGACCTTCATCGGCAATATGGTGACCTGGACCATGGGTGCCAGCCGCGCGGCCGCCGAAGCCGCGAACGAGGGTGAACTCCCTGATGCTGTGGCTAAGATGTCTGAGAAACACGACACCCCAGTAGGTGCCAACAACATTACCGGCATCCTATCGACCGTAGTGATCCTGGCCTACGCCATCTTTGCCCAAACCAGCGACGATTTGTTCTGGTCTGTTTTTGCCTTCTCCAGCTGTATTTTCCTTCTGCCTTACCTGTTTATGTTCCCGTCATATCTGAAGCTGCGTGTCAGCGACCCAGAAACAGAGCGTCCTTTCCGGGTACCGGGAGGACTGGGCGTGCAGTGGGTACTGAGCATCATCTGTTTCGTCGTTATTGCCCAGGCAGTGATCCTGTTTATCTTCCCTGAACTTATCGATATGACCGTCAACTGGACATACAGTGCACCAGTACTTATCGGGGTCATTCTGACGGTGGGTATCGGCGAATACCTACTGAAACTCGCAGTTACCAAAAAGAATGCAGAACAAGCAGAGCAATCTAGCCAACAACCTTCTCATAGCCATTAA
- a CDS encoding carbamate kinase (COG0549): protein MKNDKPIIVVAVGGNALLQRGEQMSYENQANNIDIASAALAKLSEDYKVVIVHGNGPQVGLLALQNLAYTDAPPYPLDVLGAETQGMIGYMMMQGLRKYMPSRKVSTIVTQISVDKNDPAFRDPNKFIGPVYDKETALAKSTQYGWQIKPDGEYWRRVVASPFPKGIVEIDSIRTLLNAGHTVICCGGGGCPVIDNEGEINGVEAVIDKDFSAATLAKQLSAEHFLILTDGEYVCVDWGKPTEQPLYDVSVDQIQQYTFAAGSMAPKVAACCDFASHTSGIGHIGSLHKASEIMASRSGTHIHG, encoded by the coding sequence ATGAAAAATGACAAACCCATTATCGTGGTCGCTGTCGGTGGAAATGCATTGCTACAACGAGGCGAGCAAATGAGCTATGAGAATCAAGCCAACAATATTGATATTGCCTCTGCAGCGTTAGCCAAATTAAGTGAAGACTATAAAGTTGTTATCGTACACGGTAACGGTCCACAAGTTGGATTACTAGCATTACAGAATTTAGCTTATACCGATGCCCCTCCTTATCCGCTTGATGTGTTAGGCGCAGAAACACAAGGGATGATTGGTTATATGATGATGCAGGGTTTGAGGAAATATATGCCCAGCAGAAAGGTGAGTACCATCGTAACCCAAATATCGGTCGATAAAAATGATCCTGCTTTTAGGGATCCCAATAAATTTATTGGGCCGGTTTATGATAAAGAAACCGCGCTGGCGAAATCGACGCAATACGGCTGGCAAATCAAACCGGACGGCGAGTACTGGCGGCGGGTGGTTGCTTCGCCATTCCCCAAGGGAATTGTTGAAATTGATAGTATACGCACATTACTCAATGCCGGTCATACCGTAATATGTTGCGGAGGTGGCGGTTGCCCGGTGATTGACAATGAAGGTGAGATCAATGGGGTGGAAGCCGTGATAGACAAGGACTTTTCTGCCGCAACCCTGGCCAAGCAACTGAGTGCAGAGCACTTTCTTATTCTAACTGATGGCGAGTATGTATGCGTGGACTGGGGGAAACCCACTGAGCAGCCCCTCTATGACGTATCCGTCGATCAAATACAGCAATATACCTTTGCCGCCGGTTCAATGGCCCCTAAGGTTGCAGCCTGTTGTGACTTTGCCAGCCATACATCAGGAATTGGGCATATCGGTTCATTACACAAAGCTTCAGAAATTATGGCAAGTCGTTCTGGTACACATATACACGGATAG
- a CDS encoding transcriptional regulator (COG1309), which yields MRKESTEKRLERIHSAAIRLASQREVNAISIYDVAKEAAIAASTVYHHYPNIEALICELMNSVFDDFERVLDNAVVAENVHHWSDINRMIEQSFVDYYRLAPLAQHTLLGQHTYSSVRHADAQNDLVLGKKVEQIYRRYFSLPELPTDVNIFAIALQVADKVYSMNYRENGDIAPEMAREAIVITEAYLGTYLPKQLPRAITLN from the coding sequence ATGCGAAAAGAGTCGACAGAGAAAAGACTTGAGAGGATCCATTCAGCAGCAATTCGTTTGGCATCACAACGGGAGGTGAACGCCATTTCTATTTATGATGTGGCCAAGGAAGCGGCGATCGCAGCATCAACGGTTTACCATCATTACCCGAATATAGAAGCATTGATCTGCGAGTTGATGAACTCGGTATTTGATGACTTTGAAAGAGTGCTGGATAACGCGGTTGTGGCTGAGAATGTCCATCATTGGTCAGATATCAATAGAATGATAGAGCAGAGCTTTGTTGATTATTATCGTTTGGCACCACTGGCCCAGCACACTTTACTGGGGCAGCATACCTATTCATCGGTCAGGCACGCGGATGCCCAAAATGACTTGGTACTGGGAAAGAAAGTCGAACAGATTTACCGGCGGTATTTTTCGCTTCCTGAATTGCCAACAGACGTCAATATATTTGCCATAGCCTTGCAGGTTGCTGATAAGGTCTACTCGATGAATTACCGGGAAAATGGCGATATTGCTCCGGAAATGGCGCGAGAGGCGATTGTGATCACCGAAGCCTATTTGGGAACGTATTTGCCCAAGCAATTGCCAAGGGCGATAACGCTTAATTAA
- a CDS encoding putrescine carbamoyltransferase (COG0078), which translates to MRLPSSSATELNKPNLRHFLKTQDFTKQELEDILELMAMLKQARRDNAVPQLFKGKSVAMIFEQPSTRTRVSFETAATILGGHALFLSPKDIHLGAKESLEDTGRVLSRMVDVIMARVDEHDTVAGLAKNASVPVINGLCDWLHPTQIMADLFTMKEHLPEGKALSDLTVAFVGDATNVASSLMFACTKFGMTFKHICPERFKAPQEWVEIALGNCETSGGKLVITDNTDEVAGCDIIVADSFYWFGQEEEKEIRLSTFIPEYVVTEEMMAKAGPNAMFMHCLPANDQRECTRGVMEADNSLIFDEAENRLTAQMALLVYFTHKDMTIPTPEVEAAHKERIDRFLSAL; encoded by the coding sequence ATGAGACTTCCATCTTCTAGTGCAACCGAACTAAACAAACCAAACCTGCGCCATTTTCTGAAAACTCAGGATTTTACCAAGCAAGAACTTGAAGATATTTTAGAACTGATGGCGATGCTGAAGCAGGCGCGCCGAGACAACGCCGTTCCTCAGCTATTCAAAGGCAAATCGGTCGCGATGATTTTCGAGCAGCCTTCTACTCGTACCCGGGTTTCTTTCGAAACCGCTGCGACAATTTTGGGGGGCCACGCACTGTTCCTATCACCGAAGGATATCCACCTAGGGGCGAAAGAGTCTCTGGAAGATACAGGCCGGGTTCTGTCACGTATGGTGGATGTGATCATGGCCCGCGTTGATGAGCATGATACGGTGGCCGGGCTTGCGAAAAACGCCAGCGTACCAGTTATCAATGGCCTGTGTGATTGGCTGCACCCAACCCAAATCATGGCCGACTTGTTCACCATGAAAGAGCACTTACCAGAAGGCAAAGCGCTGAGTGATTTGACTGTCGCTTTCGTGGGCGATGCGACTAACGTAGCGTCTTCACTGATGTTTGCATGCACTAAGTTTGGTATGACCTTCAAGCACATCTGCCCAGAGCGCTTCAAAGCGCCACAGGAGTGGGTCGAAATTGCGCTGGGTAACTGTGAAACGTCAGGTGGCAAATTGGTTATTACTGACAATACCGATGAAGTCGCAGGCTGCGATATCATTGTCGCTGACAGCTTCTACTGGTTTGGTCAGGAAGAAGAAAAAGAGATCCGCCTATCGACCTTCATTCCTGAATATGTAGTGACGGAAGAGATGATGGCGAAAGCCGGACCCAATGCCATGTTCATGCACTGCCTGCCAGCCAATGATCAGCGCGAATGTACTCGCGGGGTGATGGAGGCGGATAATTCGCTGATTTTCGATGAGGCTGAGAACCGTCTAACCGCCCAAATGGCCTTGTTGGTGTACTTCACCCACAAAGACATGACCATCCCAACTCCTGAGGTTGAAGCGGCCCACAAAGAGAGAATTGACCGTTTTCTCTCTGCTTTATAA